From a single Nicotiana tomentosiformis chromosome 2, ASM39032v3, whole genome shotgun sequence genomic region:
- the LOC138905630 gene encoding uncharacterized mitochondrial protein AtMg00810-like, whose translation MGSEFEMTMMGELNFFLGLQIKQNTNETMVHQQKYVKELLKRFKIEDSKEIDTPIATATKLDIDEPGSSVDKKLYRGMIGSLLNLTANRPDIVFKVGLCSNFNLVGYDDADYTGFFVERKSTSDIHKRIFTEEPGSSINAGSSR comes from the exons atggggagtgaatttgaaatgaccatgatgggtgagcttaatttctttttaggcttacaaattaaacaaaatacaAATGAAACTATGGTCCATCAGcaaaagtatgtaaaagagttgcttaaaaggtttaaaatagaagattccaaagaaattgacactcctattgcaacagctacaaagttggatatagatgaacctggttcatctgttgataaGAAGTtatataggggaatgattggctcattgttgaATCTCACTGCTaatagacctgacattgttttcaaaGTAGGCCTTT gtagtaatttcaatcttgtgGGATATGATGATGCTGATTATACAGGTTTTTTTGTGGaaagaaagagcacctcag acaTACACAAGAGGATTTTCactgaagaacctggttcatcaatcAATGCTGGTTCATCTAGATAA